The segment gatacataaataaaaaaataaactgaatataTTTAGCTTAACATGATTTCACATTTGTATTTATACACACATTAAGTGTCACTTTTTGGTTTTTATTGATGCTTagtttctttaattggtgtctttggtCCTGCTAATCAATCTCTGAGTTAAATGTGAAAGCAGTGTCTGAAGGTGATACTTTCCCTAATAATATATGATAATGAGTGTTATTATGCCAATAgtcgctgaaaatctgggcaaattTTTGTAACTGCTGTACATTAACAACCTTAATAAAACAACAACCTTGCcatagtatggatgaattggatgaATTGCAAACACAAAAGAAATTCAGAAGAAATGACAATGAACTGTCTTCAGAAATCCGAGTCTTCAGAAAAGGGTTAAAGAGAGAAAAACAGAGGAGGATAATGAAGTATTACAGAGGGTGCCCTTACACCCCAAAGGAGTAATGCTACGGTCAAAAGCCACAATCCAACTTTTCCATCAGGGACGCAAAGATTATATTGTAAATATTGAAGCCACAGAAAGCATTACACAGAatgtacaagaaaaaaaaaacagcgcccATATATGCATACGAGTTAATGGTGAGACATCCTATTAAAGGCCACTCTTATATCCCTGTAGCAACTAATGTCCTCAGTCACCACACCACTGCAGCTGtactattttaatgtaattattgcaAACTGATTATTGCAAGTTGTTTGGGAAAAGAATCAGTGTGGAGACCAGTAATGATAATGTGTGATGGGTTCCTTGTGCTAATGCAGTCTATTGCATTCACTTTCTGTAAACTTCCTTTGGAGAGCTTTATCTGCATGTACATTGCATCTTCCAGCAGTGATGGggaccagtgatgcgcgggttgatccgaaatgagcgggtgcccaTGGTtatgagtcatccaaaaatatttttaatgatattcgggtcgcggacggtcgggtcgtttgaaataaagatgcaatTAAACCtctgtaatttatatagtactagacacacttttctatgaaatacatagacctacactttattggctgaataatatttaccttttgaacgTTGAGCGTTACTAAcgtgttgaataaatgctgacgcaggacaaaatgcccgatttcccaacacgttgaactgagcaatgccattgtaccattttaataggctacttttaaacgcatatagctcagttaTGTCAGCTTTAGcctatgtattttctgagagggggtgggatttttgttgggaaagtcggggattagactggataaacacatgcagcatcttaattgttaagaaaatggtattcctaataaatgtctcgaatattttgattatgtccaatgcttctctttctttttggaattatgagacacatttcactatgtcttttcaggtctgtttaatttccttaattataaaacttctagcactatttttaaacatttattcaagcaataatatataaattatcccatgtatatgcttgtttaaaaccagggattacacatttcactatgtcttttcaaatgcctaggtctgtttaatttccttaattataaaatttagcaccattttttaacgtttattcaagcaataatatataaattatctcatgtagctatatgcttgtttaaaaccagggattaagaACGAATTCCGAATAAAAACGCTATTTTTTCTtaacatttccagagagcgaaatgaACTAAATTAAAccttacttaataaattcaaggcactataatttcctattattaacaactattatagctatacaatatatatatatatatatatatataaactcagcAAAAAAAGAAACGTCCCTTTTTCAGGACTGTGTGTTTCAACAATAATGTTGTAAAAACACAAATAACTTTACAGATCTTTATTGTAAAGGGTTTAAACAATGTTTTCCATGCATGTTCAATTAACCATAATCAATTAATTAACATGCACCTGTGGAATGGTCGTTAAGACCTTAACAGCTTACAGAAAGTAGGTATTTAAGGTCACCGTTCTAAAAACGCAGGACACTAAAGAGGCTTGTCTACAGACTGTGAAAAACACCCAAAGAAAGATGCCCAGGGTCCCTGCTCATCTGCGTGAACGTGCATTAGGCATGCTGCAGGGAGGCATGAGGACTGCTGATGTGGCTAGGGCAATATATTGCCATGTCCGCACTGTGAGACGCCTAAGACAGCGCTACAGGGAGACAGGAAAGACAGCTGATCATTCTCACAGTGGAAGACCACGTGTAACAACATTCCCCCCAGAAATGTCCAGGAACTTGCAAGTGCCTTGGTGGAAGAGTGGGGTAACATCTCACAGCAAGAACTGACAAATCTGGTCCAGTCCATGAGGAGGAGATGCACTGCAGTACTTTAAGCAGCTGGTGGCCACACCAGGTACTTTTGATTTTGAACCTCCCTTCATTCAGGGATACATTATTCTATTTCTGTTAGTCACATGTctgtgaaacattattattattatttttttatatcttatgGTGTTGACTCTTTTagtgttcatacaaatatttacacatTAAGTTTACTGAAagtaaaaacagttgaaagtcaGAGGACGTTTCTTTTTTTgctgagtttatatatatatatatatatatatatatatatatatatatatatacacacacacacacatatatacacataaaatATTAGCTTATAGTTTCTAATATTTAGGACTGCTGTGCCATTCATCATTAGCTTTGGATTTAAAAACTTCAAACAAGACGGCCCAAACAGAAGAAGTAAAATATGTAATACGAGGATAAAAGATTCAGGCTCAACTACATCTAATTTAATCAGGCTTCTGAAAATGCATCCTGATAGGTCAGTAccgttaaacattttttaaacataattgAAATAACACATTTAGATTTTGTGACAGAGATGTTTGATGTTGCAGTAGGTTGAACAGCGGTACCTTAGCAGTGATATAATCCTGTTGCACAATTTTATAAAGGTGGACATTTTTTTCATTCTAGCTGTCCAGGCACAGCCCAAGATGGTCAGTGTGGGGACTCAGACAGAAAGGTTTGAGAAACAAACATCAACTCTACTGCCCAGTCCTGTGCACAACAATGATGAATCATCTTCTGCTTTCATGGACAAACCTGGTGATGTGTCATGGATCCCAGAGGAGGAAATGACAAGTGACTTATCTGATGAGGAATCTCACCCTGAACTCAAGTAAGACTTATTCTTTTAAATTTAGATTGTGCATGACCAAATTGTGtcagttaaaatatatataaatatatcctgACCAGTTAATTATGTGCCGAAACCAGCTTATGTCTCCATTTACAATTTGTCCTGCATGTTGTTGTAACGAGGACTCTTTGAGCTTTATTGAACAGATCGTGGTCAGACAGGCAGGGTCAATATCCAAACAGACAGTAACACgaaggcaagacaaaagcgtaatccagtaatcaggcgtgggtcaaatccaactgagcagtccaaagtagcaaaataacaaaacagtgaaacaaggtaaaactatggcaatgaaaacaaaactatGACTGTGAAACAAAACCGTGAAAATAACAAGacaaggcaatgaaacaagagaaacgcttagtagagtccgcaaCAGCAAATCAATTCTTCGCAAGGCCTGTTTAGTTTAGGCCCTGCTTATAtggcagacaaacaggaagttaccacagaggtagcagagggagcagcaacagttagtgtgagtaagggctccctctgctggcctggcgttacagttGTGGGGAAACCCAAGTAAAGGTTGAGAAGCAGGAGGGAACTTTTGTAAAAATAAAGCAAGTATTTTCTTATAAGTTTCtggtaaaagaaaaaaatcagttGTGCCAcaacatgtattttatttatatactttgttGTTTTTATGGTTGTATGTATTAGAAACTTTCCACATTTTCTTACATCTCTTAGGTCTGTGCAGCATGTGACTATCAGCGTTTTTGGAATAATCAGCCAATGCTACATGGAAATATGCCGGCCTGCAACAATTGAGTGGGGTCATCCATTTTTCCGGGTTGCATGGCTACTCAGACCATCAGGATGTTGAAGCTGTTTGGGATTCAGAGCATCAGTGTTGGTACCTTCTTCCGCCATCAGCACTTGTACACAATTCCTACCGTTGTGCAGGCATGGCAGAATGAGCGGGCAGAGGTCACTAGAGAACTGAAATAGATGAGGGGTGGACTGATCCTGTCTAGTTACTGCAGGTAACACACTTTAGCTTAtgtcattaaaatagaaaacaattaaaaACTGTATGATATAATATATTTCAATGTATTAGTTTTTTGCTCAAATGTCCCATTTAAATTGTTTTTGCCATTCATAGGTAAGATTCTCCTTGTCACAATATAAgcaggttgaggagtggagaagcAGATGCTGGAAATCGgagtaaaataaaacactgatatttatttaaagaaaacaaaacaaatagcTTGGAGCTGACAAAAACATGAAGGAACATTATCGACGGACCCTGGGGTGTGAACTGACACAgatttaaatacactgaaaacaaggcgtggttacaaacgagataacaggataacaagggggaagtaccaaatatgggcaagactaaaccaactaagactaaaccaaaaggggtaggacaaggactaaaccatttatactagaaacagagggggaaaaacactgggaaaacaggaCAGACAAGACTCAAATCCTGACACTCCTGGCCATtgtgcaaaatatgttttatttccaAAGGAAataaaaatttactttcatcagagaacataactttggactagtgttgtcacgatactggaatttctaacttcgatacgataccttgataAATAACGATATTCGATACCATTTTCGATACCATTTTCGGAGAAAAATAAACACAATATTAagggggtaattttttttttgttatttaaagatATATAAAACAAGTCTAGAACAAGAAAATGAggtatattttacataaatgccAAAAATCTCATGAGGTAGTGCCCTTGTTCAAAAGCCTCTCAGATTGCCATACATTCAAAAACCAATAAAGTGCAATTGAAAAAAGTGCAATGTTTTGTAAGTAAAATCAAATCCAATCACAATATCACCAAAAGATACTTAAACTTCAagcaaaaacaaaatcaaaatcagAGCAATCTTATGCATCAAGTAACAAATTagtaaagaaaatatttaaatggaATACGTTACTGCAATATGCCGATTTTCTTAACAGAGTTGAGTGAGATTGACACACATTACTATATCTTAAAGTTGTTTTGCAACTTTCAGATTTTGAGCTAGGAACACCAGCATGTCAACGTGCTCCTCTGTAAGTCGTGCCCTTCTTGGACTGCAAATGAGCCCTGATGTACTAAATGCACGCTCTGAAGCTGAACTTGAAGCAGAGATGCACAGATACTTTTTAGCAAACTGGGCAAGGTGAGGTAAAGTTGTCCCATGTGTCCTCCACCATGTGAGTGGGTCCTCTTCTGCACTGATTTCATACACTGAGAACTAATTTTTGAGTTCCCTCTCTGCACCCTCACCTTCTTCTCTGGATGATGAACCCTCTCCATGTTCactcttttttttccccctgtatGTTTGTTAACAGTGTCTTCAGATCTGATTTAGGTTTTTTTGCTGGTTGCTGCTTGTCATCTGGAGATGATGTTTGCTGACTTTGGTCACCTGCTTCTAGCAAATTGACACTGACCATAAGATTCTATTTAACCTCTTCTTTTAAGGTTACAAAACTGTCCTTGAACCTTGGGTCAAGAAATGTGGCTGTGTTTAATATCAGCTGCAGATGTGTGTTCTCATATCTCTGTCTGAGATCTTCTCTGATGTTGTCTttgtaggattttagttacgcaaaacAACAAGTAACGAATCAAATCTCCATACTCCAAGGAAGTTCAAAGATTCTCTTATCTGAACCATTTGCCAAAACGGCGCGAAGCCACTGGGTGCCACTTTGTCTACGCCAAATCTCCGTCTGCTGATCGCCCAGGAAACGAAGCAGCAATAAAGATAATCCTATCAAATGAACAACTAGCTATTTGTGCTGAGAGACCCATTAAAACAAATGGAGATTTGTCACCTTCACCAACACATGACTAAGAATTCGCTGACACAGGAAGAGGGAAATCTGCGGGATCATCTCCCCCCCTTTCTGAGACCCTCCAAAGAACGGACCGTTTGTCCACTTGTGACTTGAGTTAACAAATTAAGTTAAGAAAAATTATGGATCACAGGATAGCCTTCCTGCTGTGAAACCCCCCCCTCAGAATTCCCTTCACACATCACGAAGCTGAACCCCCGCTACGTGCGTTACATGCTAACAAATAtgatacagaaaaaaagaaaccaaGAACGCTATTCCAATCAATTgaacttactatgcaaagggATAGGATACCCTCTTTCCTTTATGTTCAATGTGTGCCGTGTAATCGTGTACTTTACTATGCCTTGTGTGCCTTAATTAATCCAGTTATTAAGTATGTATTCCATGTGTAACCTTATATCCCTATGTTTGATTTCGTTTGAACGATCATGATGAAatgcaggttgtctgagtgaatgagaatttcatATTGTGTATATTGTATACATTGCAGTAGTTTGATAATCGATAACCAAATTGAAGATAAATCTGTGTCCTAATAAGTCACATGCCAGAAGGAATTGCATCAAACATGACCCCGCCCCCGTGGCAACGCCATTGGTCTTCAAGCCCCAGGGTCGTGTCTAACAGACCCCTTAAAACCTAATGGCCCGAACCAGAACAttggcttgaattgtgcttgaagcgcggacttgaattgtgcttgaagtgccgacttgaactgattgaactgagcgagaagagccctgaaacatcctgaaagactctaaactttctctgccgaagatcgcctgctcgttTCAACTACAAGGAATTCCtgccctccagaactcacaagaaactgcaaagacttccgcatcccggtttgaatcttcagagcctacgcgccttgcaacccaagcgccaatcgaactctgagagcaactcACGTTGCCCAACTCCAAGCTCCTGAGGAATTCCCGAAGACGTCATCCGAAAGACCGACTAGCACGCAGCCAACCAGGGcatccgctgagacgagcctccagccaggacggaatccccattccggccaagagcaagtaaacaaggtctcccatttcttgttgaaatctggtgcgttttgtttaagttagatctctgcttgatgattttctgaggttgcgatttgagaagctagtaacagtaatataacaagtcttgggttttctcaaaattcataaaatcccatctctgaaactgtatgagtgtgcgtgtgaatgtgtgtgtatgtgttcgtgttttgagtagtttagttttgtaatcctagtgtagttttcaataaatcattgttttcattgagagaattgtcttgccttttgtgttcacaaagtactattttgcctagatcaagctacctggctttagtttcccaaattaatatttaagtttatttacgctccggccaatgagcgtgaatagacttcggaattgataaagtgtattgatttgaccgattcggtggacgaccggtcaggaaatataaactattaattctaaattgatttccctgaagtttagattcgattctatatccgaatcaacattaaatttgagttaatttctacatAAATGGTGGAGGATGCGGGCAAATTGTACTTTGTGAAATAAAATTCAAGTCATTCTGTAtgtatttgttctattttttATCCGGAAAGAAATAGACCAGATAGTGAAACAGTTATTGTGTTAACAAGTTTTATTGTGGCTACAGTTTGGATTGAGTGAAAAGTGTGCCTCGAGTTGTCTTCTAAAGAATTTAAACTACAGATTAAACGTTTAGAAATTGTCCGCCGAGACAAAAAGAATAGAAAAGCAAGCGAATCCCTTGTTTTCCTGTTAAATAGAGCTCTGTAGCCTGGCAACGCGGTGCGTGTTCCACTGTTGTTTTCAACTAGGCTTACGTTACACACCTCCCACGTTTAAGATCGCTAGAATAGCTAACTAACGTTCTTTTACCAAATATTTGCTTAAAACTAGTAAACTTGAGACGCGCCGCGTAAAGCGAGCACACAAGCGTCAGTTCTATGGGAGTACTGTGAAACCTTAATCAAATAGAATTAAGTGGTTCAGGCCACATGTGCTGTGTGTTGTTTAAAACAGCAcacaatttgtgtattttttcgcagtaaagctgtggataaatgtgcctcactctaacgagCTGAGATGATCCAGTGCCATAAGATGAGaatctaaatagtgcttatttgttgtgcaaatccgaaatgcgctgccatttcatgcATGGTATTTAAAACTGCTGAACTTCATGCTGACTGTATCTCCGCAGCCATAGAAACGGCCCGGAAGTCCTAACAAACCTTTTCCGGGTAAAGTCTCGGTGCGCAGGCGCAGTCCGCCCTTGCACGATTGTAAACAACAGCGGAACAGCTAAGCTAGCTAAAGCTAATTCAAGCCGATGTAAAAGCCATTAGCTTTGAGGAATAGCAGTTAGCACATAGCGATTGTTGTGGATCTGTAACAGTTTGAAGCAGTGTGTGTGACGTTTTCTGAGTGACTTAATCTCAAGCTGCTGAACGTTCTGTCTAACTGTCTGGCTCTCACTTCTCAAAGTTCATAACTTCATATCACTGCACAGTGATTCCCTTTGGTCTTTGCTCTCCCCATCTGACAGGAATACTGacgatttcattttaaatttaagtcCCTTCTTGATGCGACTGTAACCAGCCATCAGaatcattatcattactatatCATATTATTATAGAATCTCGAAATTACATTATAGTTTGTGGTTTGTCTATTTACATGTATTTGATTTAAAAGCTCCATTTCCTGCTGAGTGCGTGTTTGTCCAAAGACCCCAAGCGGTGAGCTTTGCAATCAAATACTAAAGCTGATTAATTTGGTTACTTTGATCAATACTGACAAATAACAACATCTCCTTGCTACAGTACATtcctttgatttgatttgatgttgATCATTAGTAAACAAGTTAATGTGACATTATTAAAGTTTGGTCACCACCTGTCATTTCCAAGTGGAAAACTTatacaaaatttaattttttttttaattttctttttctctttttaaatcTTACATCTGGAACTTTAAATTTTGGACTGCGATTGTTAAACTTTAATTCCTAATTTTAAGGTTATTGATCTTTAATTTGGAAATTgatgtttatgttatgttttaaattaattaatcaattaattgatTTGATTTATAACTTTAACACTTTGGATTTTTAAGTTTAGTCTTaatcaaattttatttaatttaatttaatttttttttcctcctcactCTCATATCATATGACATATGATGAACATTTGAGCAGAGACATGACGGTGGCTTGACTGATTTTTGATGAGGTCTTCCAAATTGTAAACAGAAACAGTTGTTTATTGATTTGAGACAAGACTCAGTATTTCTCAATCAATAGTCACTTCTTATCCTTAACTTCAATTGTTTGTACTGATTAATTGATCACAACCACTGATTAAAACACTAACAAGTATTACACCATCGAGTCTTATAACCATCACTATTGAATGTAAACATAAATCTATTCGGTGAAGCAAAGCTCCCTGGTAGGACCGGTCACATTTCTAGACGGGCGGGAGCAAGACCACACTCTCTGATTGGATAACTCTCCCCTCACtccctcctttctctctctccttctaacCGTTCTCCTCTGGGATGGACCTGTTGTTTCCTCAATTGTGCCTGTGAAAATCATGCAAGCAGAGAATTTGGGCTGTTAAAAGACAATTAATCGATACCCAGTCAACCTGAGGTTGTCATTTAAACTCGTGTTTAACTCTCCCTTCTTTTCCCCATCTGAACTACCACAGATAAAGCCCCACTGAGCACAGCAAAGGTCGATAGGCACCGGTCGTGAAGCCGTCAGCAGAAACTCTCTGTTTGGTGTACAGTGTCACTTCTACCAGCTGCAAGGCCGACACTGTCATTGTTATCGTACGCTTTCTCCCCCGGAGGCAGCTGCAATAGCGATCATAGTCCAGGCGTGGCGAAgccccactctctctctctcctactGCCTTTCCCTAAGTGCacagtttgtgttttgtgttgtcTCCTCTCTCTCTTGTCTTAGGAAAAGGAGGAGCAGCCGACCACGCCGGCCCTGCTGTGTGTtcttttctgtttcttttctctttttcagttACAACACCCGTGACACCTCCCCTCACCTTCGTCCAAGCGACACTAGCTGGAGGCTACACGCCAGCGAACCACCTGTGGGAAGAAACACGCTCACCTCCATACCACGCGCCCAGACCCCACTTACACCTGACACCACTTACATCTGACATCAGTACACTCACACCCCTGTTccagttttgtctgtttgtttctctttttgttttgtttttttgtttgttctttctccttcaggtctgtgtcagtcagtggtTTGGTCTCCCCTCGCGGCATCGAAACATGTCTCGCACCACAGACCCCGTTGGccactgggaggacttggaaatctggctaagcgccatgacggacagcctcttacccaaagccgccgaagctgtcaaacatcagacacaagaccaactggacaacaacataacaggcatcatggagaatgatcccagccaaagctaTGGACACAAAGAGCTAGCCAAGATCACCGGTTCCTtgagtcacaccctcatcgctTCCCTCAAACTGAGTGACAGGCAAACCGCCCATCTCCAGCAGGAGCTCAAAAGCGCACAACAACGCATCGGACAGCTTGAACTGGAGGCTCAAGACCATCAGGAATGGTCCGACGGAACGAACCCCAGAACTACTGAGGAGATCAACAAACTGAAAGAAACTCTGGCGACCACCGCCCAAGAAATGGAACAAGCAAAGGCAGCCTACACGGAAGTCAGCGACAAGCTCCGGTACGCCGAACAGCTACTAGAAAAGGCACAACTGGACTTCaaagacaagaacagcagaattaaagccctcgaaactCATTTGAACGAGGCAAGGACTGAACtaagttacctcactcaacaGCTGGACGACATAAAAGAAGAAGCTGAAAGTGTCAGAGATGAACTCAAACACGCTTATGAGCTGCGCCTTGAGCCAACCAGGACCCGACGGGCCCCGGCCTCACCCCTACCAAGCAGGCCCGGGTCCCCCGTCCCTGGAACCTCACGTGAACAAAAGGGGGAGGGGGCAACTTCAAAACCCTCACCAGCTCCCTCCGAAGAGACCtacctcacacccaagctacgagaacttCCACGGGCCGGCCTGCAAGCATCGCACGGACTGGACCTAAAAGACCTCGACAAGCTGGCTCGAAACATAAGCAAGTTTTCCCCGAGTGCTCAAGGTTTTCAAGACGTCCACGCCTACTTGAAAGACTTAGAATTTCATCTAGAAATGAGACCCAATGTTAcggacaaagacagactttatcttCTGCGATCGACTTCGAGCCCTGAGGTACGAAGCTTTTTGGACCGACAGCCTTCACACACAAAGACTGATTTCCATTtgctccgccaagccctcatcaaaGAGTTCGCAGACCCtgaatcagagcaaggactggtggccgccctggagaccaaGCAGGGTCGTCACGAAACGCCCCAAGCTTATTACAACCGACTGAGACGAtcatacttcggagctcgcaatgaGCCGGGCATGGAAGAGGACCAGAATTTCAGAACTCTCTTCCTCAGAAATCTCCATCCTGGGGTAAGCCACCACCTCGGCGTCCTAGCATGCCCACGAACAATGACATCTCAGCAACTGCGAGACTTGGCACACAAAGCCTACGCCAAGCAAAAAATGGCTTCAGAAAAGGG is part of the Garra rufa chromosome 1, GarRuf1.0, whole genome shotgun sequence genome and harbors:
- the LOC141338391 gene encoding uncharacterized protein, which codes for MSRTTDPVGHWEDLEIWLSAMTDSLLPKAAEAVKHQTQDQLDNNITGIMENDPSQSYGHKELAKITGSLSHTLIASLKLSDRQTAHLQQELKSAQQRIGQLELEAQDHQEWSDGTNPRTTEEINKLKETLATTAQEMEQAKAAYTEVSDKLRYAEQLLEKAQLDFKDKNSRIKALETHLNEARTELSYLTQQLDDIKEEAESVRDELKHAYELSREQKGEGATSKPSPAPSEETYLTPKLRELPRAGLQASHGLDLKDLDKLARNISKFSPSAQGFQDVHAYLKDLEFHLEMRPNVTDKDRLYLLRSTSSPEVRSFLDRQPSHTKTDFHLLRQALIKEFADPESEQGLVAALETKQGRHETPQAYYNRLRRSYFGARNEPGMEEDQNFRTLFLRNLHPGVSHHLGVLACPRTMTSQQLRDLAHKAYAKQKMASEKGSKPAAILDINTQSQGMALEGAGPQDSVKPRPKEWKSSSLNKERNLQSGTRPKQKNDRWDGQSSTGQRWERSRNQPRQQEGRWEKSWNSQHSGRGSWDSNGGSNGTRQSRSGATSPRNRRKNPPRFHTDRTQTETVQEQKTSTSLDSQELLKMMMKEFFQSREQDRKWEKKEKPDSA